A window of the Arachis duranensis cultivar V14167 chromosome 5, aradu.V14167.gnm2.J7QH, whole genome shotgun sequence genome harbors these coding sequences:
- the LOC110281628 gene encoding receptor-like protein EIX2: MMRMNLNPVPFMILIETALLFIMMLLLAGGAGGVGGEVKCAERERQALLDFKAAMVDDYGMLSSWKGRDCCHWNGVRCSNLTAHVISLDLHGDSIGNEYFYFERFLRGKIPSSLVALQHLRYLNLSFNGFEDYHIPEFFGNLTSLRYLDLSNCYFDGRIPSQIGSLSHLTYLNLHANNLEDSIPYQLGNLTKLQYLDLSRNALQGIIPSQLGNLSSLHELYLDGTRGSLKMNDDGQWLSTLTSLTHLDLRSILNLNNSYKWIQAIILRLSYNTFTPSLLFQWLSNVTSNLVELHLELDLVSGLLRSSTPATSNHFDITMQSLERLHISYYQFTVFGSDLTEDLESVLHNLSAGCVTHSLQELYLGDNQMTGSIPDDLSIFPFLKELDLSGNQLRGKIPDNIRLPSQLKALSISWNSIEGGIPKSFGNTCSLASLDLSHNTLTAELPVAIQHLSGCIYICWALSTRLVSMNISYNNLSGVIPDFPLRFTEYPSISLAVNHFEGPIPPFLRRAQSLDLSSNKFSDLALFVCTNDTAERLGQLDISNNIFSGQIPNCWSNFKSLAYIDVSSNNFSGQVPSSMGLVVKLHVLILRNNSFTGGLPISLKNCTNLVMLDAGDNRLSGIIPPWIGSSLQQLEMLSLRENLLSGSVPSAFCSLTSLHFLDLSGNHIKGQIPKCFKNFTAMAHEEIIQDPFSHSYTVPHINGPRYLYNYDIITLLMWKGTEQNFNNDKLLLKGIDLSSNHLSGDIPSELENLVELVSLNLSRNNLTGKIPSGIGRLLSLESLDLSRNHLFGSIPSSLAQISFLSVLDLSHNNLSGQIPTGTQLQSFNASSYEENQNLCGLPLENMCPKEEPRQESLVKTQDENDGFIQAFFASMGLDSLSDSGGSLALFSSIAHGDMLTSGS; encoded by the exons ATGATGAGGATGAATCTGAATCCTGTTCCGTTCATGATTCTGATTGAAACTGCATTACTATTTATTATGATGCTGCTGTTGGCAGGAGGAGCAGGAGGAGTAGGAGGAGAGGTGAAGTGCGCAGAGAGGGAGAGGCAAGCATTGCTGGATTTCAAGGCCGCCATGGTTGATGACTATGGCATGCTCTCGTCGTGGAAGGGCCGTGATTGCTGCCATTGGAACGGTGTTCGCTGCAGCAACCTCACTGCCCATGTAATCAGTCTCGACCTTCACGGTGACTCCATCGGAAATGAATATTTCTACTTTGAACGATTTTTGAGAGGTAAGATTCCCAGCTCGTTAGTGGCATTGCAGCACCTCAGGTACTTGAACCTCAGCTTCAATGGTTTTGAAGACTACCATATCCCTGAATTCTTTGGTAACCTCACCAGCTTGAGGTATCTTGACCTGTCCAATTGTTACTTTGATGGAAGAATTCCAAGTCAAATTGGATCTCTTTCACATTTAACATACTTGAATCTTCATGCTAATAACTTAGAGGATTCAATCCCTTATCAACTTGGAAATCTGACCAAGTTGCAGTATCTTGATCTCTCAAGAAATGCTTTACAGGGAATAATACCATCTCAACTTGGGAACCTTTCAAGCTTGCACGAGCTTTACCTTGACGGTACACGTGGTTCTCTCAAAATGAATGATGATGGACAATGGTTATCCACTCTTACCTCTTTAACCCATCTTGACTTGCGCTCTATATTGAATCTCAACAATTCCTATAAGTGGATACAAGCCATCA TCTTGCGTCTTTCTTATAACACCTTCACTCCTTCCCTGTTATTTCAATGGTTGTCCAATGTCACTTCCAACCTTGTTGAACTTCACCTTGAACTTGACCTTGTTTCCGGCCTCTTAAGGAGTTCCACCCCTGCCACATCAAATCATTTTGACATCACAATGCAATCACTTGAGCGGCTTCACATATCTTATTATCAATTCACG GTCTTTGGTAGCGATTTGACTGAAGATTTGGAATCAGTTCTTCATAATCTCTCAGCTGGCTGTGTCACTCACTCACTTCAAGAGTTGTATTTGGGCGATAACCAGATGACTGGCTCAATACCTGATGACCTTTCAATATTCCCATTTTTAAAAGAGTTGGACCTTTCGGGTAATCAGTTAAGAGGGAAAATACCTGACAATATCAGGTTGCCATCTCAGTTAAAGGCTTTGTCCATCAGTTGGAACTCTATAGAAGGTGGAATTCCAAAGTCATTTGGAAACACATGTAGTCTCGCATCATTAGACTTGTCCCACAACACTTTGACGGCAGAGCTTCCAGTTGCAATCCAGCACTTGTCTGGATGC ATTTATATTTGTTGGGCTCTATCAACAAGGCTAGTCAGCATGAACATTTCATACAATAATCTCAGTGGTGTGATTCCAGATTTTCCATTAAGATTTACAGAATACCCTTCCATATCTCTAGCTGTAAACCATTTTGAAGGCCCAATCCCGCCATTTTTACGTAGAGCTCAATCCCTTGATCTCTCTAGCAATAAATTTTCAGATTTGGCTCTTTTTGTATGTACCAATGATACAGCTGAAAGATTAGGCCAACTAGatatttcaaataatattttctcaGGCCAAATCCCAAACTGTTGGAGCAACTTCAAATCATTGGCCTATATAGATGTGAGTAGCAATAATTTCTCTGGACAAGTTCCCTCTTCAATGGGATTAGTTGTTAAGCTTCATGTATTGATATTGAGAAACAATAGCTTTACAGGAGGGCTGCCCATTTCACTGAAGAATTGTACAAACTTAGTGATGCTAGATGCAGGAGACAACAGGTTATCAGGAATTATTCCTCCTTGGATTGGAAGCAGCTTACAACAATTGGAGATGTTAAGCTTGCGAGAAAATCTCCTTTCTGGAAGTGTACCATCAGCTTTTTGTTCTCTTACAAGCCTCCACTTCTTGGATCTATCAGGTAACCATATCAAGGGACAAATTCCAAAATGTTTCAAGAATTTCACAGCAATGGCTCATGAAGAGATCATACAAGATCCTTTCTCTCATTCTTATACTGTTCCCCACATTAATGGCCCCAGGTATCTCTATAATTATGACATAATTACTTTGTTGATGTGGAAAGGTACAGaacaaaatttcaacaatgATAAGTTACTTCTAAAAGGTATTGATCTCTCAAGTAATCACTTGTCAGGAGACATTCCATCAGAACTTGAGAATTTGGTGGAGCTAGTTTCATTGAATTTATCAAGAAATAACTTGACAGGAAAAATTCCTTCAGGAATTGGAAGGTTGTTATCATTGGAGTCGCTTGATTTGTCAAGAAACCATTTATTTGGCTCCATTCCTTCTAGTCTTGCACAAATTAGTTTTCTCTCTGTGTTGGATTTATCACATAATAATTTGTCTGGACAAATTCCAACTGGCACACAGTTGCAGAGTTTCAATGCCTCAAGCTACGAAGAAAATCAAAATCTCTGTGGGTTACCTCTTGAAAACATGTGTCCCAAGGAAGAGCCACGTCAAGAATCTTTGGTTAAAACCCAAGATGAGAATGATGGTTTTATTCAAGCATTCTTTGCAAGCATGGGATTGGATTCTTTGTCGGATTCTGGGGGATCTTTGGCACTATTCTCTTCAATAGCTCATGGAGACATGCTTACTTCCGGTTCTTGA
- the LOC107490840 gene encoding uncharacterized protein LOC107490840 — translation MYKSELGLLGLENLGLLSRAVSPPLGALRQRPRSQRIADRREGEIPRERVQENPAVREAQPDLAAELRGMNQTLNAVLQVLTNQNRGEARLPNAPNPQPHRVHQLFGDQEPPIEKYLKLNSSTFNGDSLDEDPQQYLEDAKKAIRALKCTKEWAVELVSYNLRGSVRYWYESLLESKEAAGLPPPSWEEFTEEFLARFYPANKQAEDAIAFERLRQENMTVTEYAKEFTRLSKSAPYLVNSEEMKVRRFVRGLAEPMFTTLMPEVGRMSFKDVLNSAYGIEAGIAERNAFKDVGKKPKMKGQFSGGASLGGFQSHHGQTNQQGYSGYRARPQASFGGVASSGSAPMSVSNPRPFVKSTSQSSAQGSNQTRPAQPYCLQCGSYHSGICFKATGACFGCGQSGHLRRDCPNPRGGFAPGIARSTTPMPSSSAMSLGNSSGPSGRGAGGRGQTYNRGGSQRGRGQARVYALTRQDAQASHAVVADTGVIPGSIPPTPQ, via the exons ATGTATAAATCCGAATTAGGGTTATTAGGGTTAGAAAATTTGGGGCTTTTGTCAAG GGCAGTTTCTCCACCACTTGGAGCGCTTCGACAAAGGCCAAGGAGCCAAAGGATAGCTGATAGGCGCGAAGGAGAGATACCCCGCGAGAGAGTTCAAGAGAACCCCGCAGTAAGAGAGGCTCAACCGGACTTAGCAGCTGAATTGAGGGGAATGAATCAAACTCTTAATGCGGTGTTACAGGTTCTAACAAATCAAAATAGGGGTGAAGCGAGACTTCCTAATGCGCCAAATCCTCAGCCTCATAGGGTTCATCAATTGTTTGGGGATCAAGAGCCGCCAATTGAAAAGTATTTGAAGTTGAATTCGTCCACTTTCAATGGAGattcattggatgaagatccaCAACAATATCTAGAGGATGCAAAGAAAGCTATTCGAGCTCTCAAGTGCACCAAGGAATGGGCTGTTGAGTTAGTGTCCTACAACTTGCGTGGTTCAGTAAGGTATTGGTATGAGTCTCTTCTTGAGAGCAAAGAAGCAGCTGgacttcctcctccttcttggGAAGAGTTTACTGAAGAGTTTCTTGCTCGATTCTATCCAGCTAACAAGCAAGCAGAAGATGCAATTGCCTTTGAAAGATTAAGGCAAGAGAATATGACAGTGACTGAGTATGCTAAGGAGTTTACTAGACTTTCTAAGAGTGCTCCGTACTTGGTGAATTCAGAAGAGATGAAAGTTCGTCGTTTCGTTCGTGGATTGGCAGAACCTATGTTCACTACTCTTATGCCTGAAGTCGGACGCATGTCTTTTAAGGATGTCCTAAACTCTGCCTATGGAATTGAAGCTGGGATAGCGGAGAGAAATGCTTTTAAGGATGTTGGTAAGAAGCCTAAGATGAAGGGACAATTTTCTGGTGGAGCTAGTTTAGGAGGATTTCAGTCTCATCATGGTCAGACTAATCAGCAAGGTTATTCGGGGTATCGAGCTCGTCCTCAAGCATCTTTTGGTGGGGTTGCTTCTTCTGGATCTGCTCCCATGAGTGTTTCGAATCCCAGACCTTTTGTTAAGAGCACCTCTCAATCTAGTGCACAGGGTTCAAATCAGACAAGGCCAGCTCAGCCCTATTGTCTTCAGTGTGGGAGTTACCATTCCGGTATATGTTTCAAGGCTACTGGTGCATGTTTTGGTTGTGGTCAATCTGGTCATCTTAGGAGGGATTGTCCAAATCCTAGAGGAGGCTTTGCTCCAGGTATTGCACGTTCTACAACACCAATGCCATCATCTTCAGCTATGTCTCTTGGAAATTCTTCTGGTCCTAGTGGCAGAGGAGCAGGTGGCAGGGGTCAGACTTATAACAGAGGAGGGAGCCAAAGAGGAAGAGGTCAGGCACGTGTGTATGCCTTAACACGTCAAGATGCTCAAGCTTCTCATGCTGTGGTGGCAG atacaggagtCATTCCAGGTTCCATTCCACCTACCCCTCAGTAG